Genomic segment of Paenibacillaceae bacterium GAS479:
TGATCACCTCCAGTTACAGAACAATTAAAGAAAACTTGCCGTGATGTTAAGCGTTTAGATGGAGCGCTGTCTGTCACGTCTGTCACGACTGTGAAAGAATCCGTATAGTCACTTATTACCTTGATGATACAGCTTACGCAGGTAATACTGGAAACAACTAGGATATAAACGGATGTGATTGGAAGGCATAAGGAGGTAACATGAAGAAACTATTTCCCGAACTAGAACCATGGCAGAAAGATTTCACATTATTAGTATGTTGCGGTCTAGTAAATGGTCTCGGTTCATCCTTGTTTTTCTTAGCATTGCCATACTACGTTTATGAGATCACAGGTCAGGCATATGCAGCTGGAGCAGCATTTTTTGTATTAACGCTACCACGTGTTTTATTCGGTTCTCTCGGCGGGGTTTTCGCTGATAGATCTAGTCGTAAGAGACTAATTATTGTCACTAACTTAGCGTCTGCAATCGCTTTTTTGCCGTTGTTATTCGTTCACTCTGCAGATTCCATATGGTTAATATATATTGTTGTGTTTCTCGGATACGCACTAGGTCAATTCACTGCTCCGGCGGAAAGTGCGATTTTGCCACAACTGGTTGGCCGGGAAAAGCTTGTCTGGGCAAATGGAATCCTTGCCATTTCTGGTTCAATCGTAAGTTTAGCAGGTCCTGTAATTGGAGGCTTTTTATTAGGAATTGCAGGGTTCTCTGCGGTTGTACTACTCAACGTCATATCGTTTTTGTTGGCTGCGTTACTGATCGCATTCATGAAACCTATTCCTTCAACGAATGTTAAAAATGTTAATCGTACTTTGTGGAGTCAAATAGTTGCCCCATGGTACGAATGGTTGGATGGGCTGCGCTATGTTCAAAAGGATTATAACGTTAAACTTATTTTCATTTTAAGTGGCATAATAATGATAGCTGATGGTATCTACAATTCTTTATGGGTAGTGTGGGTGAAAAATGATTTAGAAACAACTTCTTTTCAATTTGGTCTCCTTGGATCGGTTCTTGGGTTAGGAATCCTGTTGGGAGGATTTGTTTATGTACGTTTAGGCAACAAAT
This window contains:
- a CDS encoding MFS-type transporter involved in bile tolerance, Atg22 family, which codes for MKKLFPELEPWQKDFTLLVCCGLVNGLGSSLFFLALPYYVYEITGQAYAAGAAFFVLTLPRVLFGSLGGVFADRSSRKRLIIVTNLASAIAFLPLLFVHSADSIWLIYIVVFLGYALGQFTAPAESAILPQLVGREKLVWANGILAISGSIVSLAGPVIGGFLLGIAGFSAVVLLNVISFLLAALLIAFMKPIPSTNVKNVNRTLWSQIVAPWYEWLDGLRYVQKDYNVKLIFILSGIIMIADGIYNSLWVVWVKNDLETTSFQFGLLGSVLGLGILLGGFVYVRLGNKLNTHIIWVSSLLTGILLIATYTFPILWLVIAFTTMRGVLAVGFYTGASTLLQQRAPDNYVGRILGSFSAFKAIMLLVGSTLAITVSDVVPVVIILNAAGLLWIVASLTVIALYRKRKAHDRKRLF